A genomic stretch from Limnobacter thiooxidans includes:
- a CDS encoding NADH:flavin oxidoreductase/NADH oxidase family protein — MRIELRDPLTLPCGATLPNRLVKAAMSEALGTRDNRATPQLVRVYQRWTAGGIGLNITGNVMIDRRARAEPGNVVIEDDRDMPMLQQWAKAGQSKGSKIWVQINHPGKQCPKGMNKETVSPSAVPFHKSLQMMFATPRELTETEILDLIARWGRTAKICKDAGFDGVQIHGAHGYLISQFLSPHSNQRTDQWGGNPENRRRFVLAVYDEVRRQVGPDFPVGIKLNSADFQKGGFSEEESLAVIQELTARGIDLIEVSGGTYEAPAMTGATAQPKKESTLKREAYFMDFTEKVRAVCKVPLMLTGGFRTVGGMKEALNSGAVDLIGLARSIAIEPDLPNRLLDNKEALHPVKPLITGVKAVDRTGLLEIQWYTRQIHRMGKGKNPVPNEGAIKVLFFYMLESSWGLFKARKLRA, encoded by the coding sequence ATGCGCATCGAACTTCGCGACCCCCTCACCTTGCCTTGCGGCGCAACCCTGCCCAATCGACTGGTCAAAGCGGCCATGAGCGAAGCCCTGGGCACCCGCGACAACCGCGCAACGCCCCAGCTGGTACGCGTGTACCAGCGATGGACTGCGGGTGGCATTGGCTTGAATATAACCGGGAATGTGATGATAGACCGCCGTGCACGTGCAGAGCCCGGCAACGTCGTTATTGAAGACGACCGTGATATGCCCATGCTTCAACAGTGGGCCAAAGCAGGCCAGTCCAAGGGCAGCAAAATCTGGGTTCAAATCAACCACCCTGGCAAGCAATGCCCCAAGGGCATGAACAAGGAAACCGTGTCGCCTTCGGCCGTGCCCTTTCACAAAAGCCTGCAGATGATGTTCGCCACACCTCGCGAATTGACTGAAACCGAAATTCTAGATTTGATTGCCCGCTGGGGCCGCACCGCGAAAATTTGCAAAGATGCAGGCTTCGATGGCGTTCAAATTCATGGCGCACATGGCTACCTGATCAGTCAGTTTCTGAGTCCGCACAGCAACCAGCGCACAGACCAGTGGGGCGGCAACCCGGAAAACCGTCGCCGCTTTGTACTGGCCGTTTATGACGAGGTGCGCAGGCAAGTGGGCCCAGACTTCCCCGTGGGCATCAAGCTGAATTCCGCCGATTTCCAGAAAGGCGGTTTTTCCGAGGAAGAATCACTGGCCGTGATCCAGGAATTGACAGCACGCGGCATTGACCTGATCGAAGTGTCCGGCGGCACCTACGAAGCCCCAGCCATGACAGGCGCCACAGCCCAACCCAAGAAAGAAAGCACGTTAAAACGCGAAGCCTATTTCATGGATTTCACTGAAAAAGTGCGCGCAGTGTGCAAAGTGCCCTTGATGCTGACAGGTGGTTTTCGCACAGTGGGCGGCATGAAAGAAGCGCTGAACAGCGGCGCAGTGGACTTAATCGGCTTGGCCCGATCCATCGCAATTGAACCTGATTTGCCCAATCGCCTGCTGGACAACAAGGAAGCGCTGCACCCAGTCAAGCCCCTGATCACTGGGGTGAAAGCCGTGGACCGCACAGGCCTGCTTGAAATTCAATGGTACACCCGGCAAATTCACCGCATGGGCAAAGGCAAAAACCCAGTCCCGAACGAGGGAGCCATCAAAGTGCTGTTTTTCTATATGCTTGAAAGCAGTTGGGGCTTGTTCAAGGCCCGCAAGTTAAGGGCGTAA
- a CDS encoding thioesterase family protein, with protein sequence MKEIYTSTIPLRWGDMDQIGHVNNTVYFRCFEQARVEWIDLFPAKQDNNPAYVVIVHTECSFLKELKAPGSVEIKVFAGEMGRSSLVQHYEMRRTDAPDVLVATGSAKMVWVDPATGRSTPIPDRFKAGL encoded by the coding sequence ATGAAAGAAATTTACACCAGCACCATTCCCCTTCGTTGGGGCGACATGGACCAGATAGGCCATGTCAACAACACGGTTTACTTCCGCTGTTTCGAGCAGGCCCGGGTGGAATGGATCGACCTGTTTCCAGCCAAGCAGGACAACAACCCTGCCTACGTGGTGATTGTCCACACCGAATGCAGCTTTCTGAAAGAACTGAAGGCACCTGGCAGCGTGGAGATCAAGGTGTTCGCCGGCGAGATGGGGCGCAGCAGCCTGGTACAACACTATGAAATGCGCCGCACCGACGCACCCGACGTGCTGGTGGCAACAGGCAGCGCAAAAATGGTGTGGGTAGACCCCGCCACAGGCCGATCCACACCCATTCCAGACCGCTTTAAAGCAGGCCTTTGA
- a CDS encoding c-type cytochrome: MIRHCILFLLALAPFTAYALDDATVLEQGRKLFQTDAEPACAICHTLADAGSKGKIGPVLDVLKPNEERVMNALRNGKGGMPPFVDHLTVDQMNILARYVSTVTGTEPVKAAP; encoded by the coding sequence ATGATTCGACACTGCATTCTGTTTCTTCTTGCCCTGGCGCCGTTCACAGCGTACGCCTTGGACGACGCCACAGTACTTGAACAAGGCCGAAAGTTGTTTCAAACCGATGCTGAACCCGCCTGCGCCATTTGCCACACCTTGGCAGATGCGGGCTCCAAGGGCAAGATTGGCCCAGTTCTGGATGTGTTGAAACCCAATGAGGAACGCGTGATGAATGCGTTGCGAAATGGCAAAGGGGGCATGCCCCCTTTCGTGGATCACCTCACCGTGGACCAGATGAACATTCTGGCCAGGTATGTATCAACCGTGACAGGCACTGAACCAGTGAAGGCCGCGCCCTAG
- a CDS encoding crotonase/enoyl-CoA hydratase family protein, producing the protein MDRVTLQFNNDNTVATVALNRPEKHNGVDWPMLKAVRTVQLKLPKHKTLRAVILKGEGPSFCAGLDVKSVMSNPKTAVVMYANLWLPMRNIFQSWSMGWRDLGVPVIAQIHGNCFGAGIQLALGADIRVCSTDSQLSILEAKWGLVPDMGGGALLRELLPVDVAKELTMTGRVLSGLQAKDLGLVTHAVENPDEKVQALVQEILTRSPDSVAASKFMLQRIFGIDEAAHLTQERRWQRRLLGFKNQRISVAKNSKQPAMPFAKRQIR; encoded by the coding sequence ATGGACAGAGTTACCCTGCAGTTCAACAATGACAACACCGTGGCCACAGTGGCCCTTAATCGCCCCGAAAAACACAATGGAGTGGATTGGCCGATGTTGAAGGCCGTTCGAACCGTTCAATTGAAACTGCCCAAACACAAAACATTGCGGGCTGTGATTTTGAAAGGAGAGGGCCCTTCATTTTGCGCCGGGCTGGACGTGAAGTCGGTCATGAGCAACCCCAAAACTGCGGTGGTGATGTATGCCAACCTGTGGCTGCCCATGCGCAATATTTTTCAGTCCTGGAGCATGGGTTGGCGCGACCTGGGTGTACCGGTGATTGCGCAGATTCATGGCAACTGTTTTGGGGCCGGTATTCAACTGGCCCTGGGAGCCGATATTCGCGTTTGCAGCACCGATTCCCAACTGTCGATTCTGGAAGCCAAATGGGGCTTGGTGCCTGACATGGGCGGCGGCGCCCTGCTGCGGGAACTGCTGCCAGTGGATGTGGCCAAGGAGCTGACCATGACAGGCCGCGTACTCAGCGGCCTACAGGCCAAAGACTTGGGGCTGGTAACACATGCCGTGGAAAACCCGGATGAAAAAGTGCAGGCGCTGGTGCAGGAAATACTGACCCGCTCACCTGATTCTGTCGCGGCGAGCAAATTCATGTTGCAGCGTATTTTTGGCATTGACGAGGCTGCCCACCTGACCCAGGAACGCCGCTGGCAGCGCCGCTTGTTAGGCTTCAAGAACCAGCGCATTTCCGTGGCGAAGAACAGCAAGCAACCTGCAATGCCTTTTGCGAAGCGCCAGATCCGCTGA
- a CDS encoding thermonuclease family protein: MLALVLALLGYYISPYGPDTGPNAGQNPERKSSQALSGSFYLAQVTRVADGDTITVRNRDGAIHKIRMHAIDSPELKQAGGEQARNWLIEQVMNRDVKIVVNNTDRYQRQVAKVVLPVAGCEQRLCDGEVDVNLQAIAAGHAWWYREYSRSQSSQDRVLYEAAEEKARNARKGLWRQTAPLAPWQWRTEQRNQR, translated from the coding sequence GTGTTGGCTCTGGTTTTGGCCTTGCTGGGCTATTACATCAGCCCCTATGGACCAGACACCGGCCCAAACGCCGGGCAGAACCCTGAACGCAAATCATCTCAAGCCCTGTCTGGCAGTTTTTACCTGGCACAAGTCACCAGGGTGGCCGATGGGGACACCATCACCGTGCGCAACCGCGATGGCGCCATTCATAAAATCCGGATGCACGCCATCGATTCACCTGAACTCAAACAAGCCGGTGGCGAACAGGCCCGCAACTGGCTGATCGAACAAGTGATGAACCGGGACGTTAAAATTGTGGTGAACAACACCGACCGCTACCAGCGACAGGTGGCCAAAGTGGTGTTGCCTGTAGCCGGTTGTGAGCAGCGTCTGTGCGACGGCGAAGTGGATGTGAACTTGCAAGCTATTGCAGCAGGCCATGCGTGGTGGTACCGGGAATACTCGCGCAGCCAAAGCAGCCAAGACCGCGTGCTTTATGAAGCGGCTGAAGAGAAGGCTCGCAACGCACGCAAAGGCCTGTGGAGACAAACTGCGCCCCTTGCCCCATGGCAATGGCGAACCGAACAACGCAACCAACGCTGA
- the bcsR gene encoding BcsR/BcsP family cellulose biosynthesis protein, translating into MANFNPHNPPALFMPPADMAHDIYALSAQLEGFDHNMYQDIQQDQAVYDSFQRWPFLFGIAMASRFGDD; encoded by the coding sequence ATGGCCAATTTCAATCCACACAACCCGCCCGCCCTTTTCATGCCACCCGCTGACATGGCCCATGACATTTACGCCTTGAGCGCTCAACTGGAAGGTTTCGATCACAACATGTACCAGGATATCCAGCAAGACCAGGCTGTGTACGATTCATTCCAGCGCTGGCCTTTCCTTTTTGGTATTGCCATGGCCTCGCGGTTTGGCGACGATTAA
- a CDS encoding metal-dependent hydrolase, with amino-acid sequence MKNIMPVRRDVKLNLPEEKVSNWHEQGPHVTHFMNALSLFFPAGERMFMDAVRNYRDDITDPELKKAVVAFIGQEAMHSREHVEYNEMLDRAGLPASQMDKFLWRFLAIIQKALGKRLTLAGTIALEHYTALMADQLLRNPDVLGEKSEPAYKQMWMWHAYEETEHKAVAYDVWNHVLPDNLHNRFSRRLAMVLATAIFWPLVMTFHVRLVMADKTIKGGHLKGFWTVTKMLWGKKIGVLRNPVANGEFMDYFKTDFHPWMHDNSKFLTEIDNFVAGVEGAGRKPNTEIANAIRARLNSQLKASAA; translated from the coding sequence ATGAAAAACATCATGCCGGTGCGCCGCGATGTCAAACTGAATCTGCCTGAAGAAAAAGTCTCCAACTGGCACGAACAGGGTCCACACGTGACCCACTTCATGAACGCCCTGTCGCTGTTTTTCCCTGCAGGCGAGCGCATGTTCATGGATGCCGTGCGCAATTACCGCGACGACATTACCGACCCCGAATTGAAAAAAGCAGTGGTGGCCTTCATCGGCCAGGAAGCCATGCACAGTCGCGAGCACGTCGAGTACAACGAAATGCTCGATCGCGCAGGCCTGCCTGCCTCGCAAATGGACAAATTCCTGTGGCGCTTTCTGGCAATTATCCAGAAAGCCCTTGGCAAGCGCTTGACCCTGGCTGGCACCATTGCACTGGAACATTACACCGCCCTGATGGCCGACCAACTGCTGCGCAATCCGGACGTACTCGGCGAAAAATCAGAACCCGCCTACAAGCAAATGTGGATGTGGCACGCCTACGAAGAAACCGAACACAAGGCTGTGGCCTACGACGTGTGGAACCATGTACTGCCCGATAACCTGCACAACCGGTTTAGCCGCCGCTTGGCCATGGTGCTGGCCACTGCAATTTTCTGGCCACTGGTGATGACCTTCCACGTGCGCCTGGTGATGGCTGACAAAACAATCAAGGGCGGCCACCTGAAAGGATTCTGGACCGTCACCAAGATGCTGTGGGGCAAGAAAATTGGTGTGCTGCGCAACCCGGTTGCAAATGGCGAATTCATGGATTATTTCAAAACCGACTTTCACCCCTGGATGCATGACAACAGCAAGTTCCTGACTGAGATCGACAACTTCGTTGCGGGTGTGGAAGGTGCCGGGCGCAAACCCAACACCGAAATTGCGAACGCGATTCGTGCACGTTTGAACAGTCAGTTGAAAGCCAGCGCAGCCTGA
- a CDS encoding AI-2E family transporter encodes MESMKDFPVNSKNQTQQSRVSLSSLAKQFYLQHWGLLLSAALVLAVLIVLWPVLAPFVAAFVLAYLLAAPSRWVHRKLRGRLPLPVCAVLTFVGFLLIFSSVSLLFIPVVLTQLELIQGNLPQLIVNVKHTVLPRLNDVFGLNISVDSTEMKDRIAKYIGENRGTLAEVSTKILRSGSQSVLGITGFVSLTIVATLFILPSWTQICRQLQQVFPPHVWTRAQPVFNEIDTVMTEYIKGMMIVMLFLSTFYSIGLSVVGLQSGWAIGMLAGLLCVVPYLGFALALVVGLLTAALELQGFLPILLVLFVFVAGQFLEGFVLTPLVVGDKIGLSALAVIFALAFFGAIFGLVGVFLALPLAAIFKVAYVQAFAHYEQSRYYRQGE; translated from the coding sequence ATGGAATCGATGAAGGACTTCCCGGTTAACTCCAAAAATCAGACCCAGCAGAGCCGAGTCAGCTTGTCGTCTCTGGCCAAGCAGTTTTATTTGCAGCATTGGGGTTTGTTGTTGAGTGCTGCTCTGGTACTGGCGGTGTTGATCGTTCTGTGGCCCGTGCTTGCGCCTTTCGTGGCTGCTTTCGTACTGGCTTATCTATTGGCTGCACCCAGCCGCTGGGTGCACAGAAAATTGCGCGGACGCTTGCCGTTGCCGGTGTGTGCTGTGCTGACTTTTGTCGGATTTCTGTTGATTTTTTCAAGTGTCAGCTTGTTGTTTATTCCGGTGGTGCTGACTCAGCTTGAGTTGATTCAAGGCAACTTGCCGCAGTTGATCGTGAACGTGAAACACACGGTGTTGCCCCGGCTGAATGATGTGTTTGGTTTGAACATTTCAGTGGACAGCACCGAGATGAAAGACCGGATCGCCAAGTACATTGGCGAGAACCGGGGAACCTTGGCCGAGGTGAGCACCAAGATACTGCGCTCGGGTTCTCAATCGGTATTGGGTATCACCGGATTTGTCTCGCTGACCATTGTGGCTACCCTGTTCATTCTGCCAAGCTGGACTCAAATTTGCCGACAGCTGCAGCAGGTTTTTCCACCTCATGTGTGGACACGTGCGCAACCGGTGTTCAATGAAATTGACACGGTCATGACCGAGTACATCAAGGGCATGATGATTGTGATGCTTTTTTTGAGTACTTTTTATTCCATCGGTTTGAGTGTGGTGGGGCTGCAAAGCGGTTGGGCCATAGGCATGTTGGCAGGTTTGTTGTGCGTGGTGCCTTACCTGGGGTTTGCCTTGGCGCTGGTAGTGGGCTTGCTGACAGCGGCGCTGGAACTGCAGGGCTTTCTGCCGATCTTGCTGGTGTTGTTCGTGTTTGTTGCCGGGCAATTTCTGGAAGGTTTTGTATTAACGCCCTTGGTGGTTGGTGACAAAATTGGATTGTCCGCGCTGGCTGTTATTTTTGCGCTGGCTTTCTTTGGTGCAATTTTCGGCTTGGTGGGTGTGTTTTTGGCTTTGCCACTGGCTGCGATTTTCAAGGTGGCTTATGTGCAAGCCTTTGCGCATTACGAACAGAGCCGTTATTACCGGCAAGGTGAGTAA
- a CDS encoding WS/DGAT/MGAT family O-acyltransferase has translation MKALTPNDQLFLWLERRNQPMHVGGLVLLKPGVGQTASDYVQKVVADMRTFTEPVAPFNLRLKSRLGMWFWVEDDEFDLEAHFIHLSLPKPGRIRELLELTSKLHAAPLDRGKPLWEAYVIDGLEDGRVALYTKVHHALVDGVACMKMLQRSMASSPDVMNIPPLWANPNLRGSAQRSEASEGLVTLLSQVADTAKTQLFSLPKVVKEVGRSLWQTSVADPDFVSVIQAPRSVLNRRITASRRVAAQSWSMDRIKACAQGLNMTLNDVVLAMCGSALRSYLGELNALPARPLVAMVPVSLRKDDTATGNHVALLLANLATDTEDPVERIETIARSVNHSKERFASMNQTEIMNYVATMMGISGFNMLTGLAPKLQAFNIVISNVPGPKHTLYFNGAEVDGVYPVSLLLDGQALNITLNSYAGKLEFGLVACRRTMPSMQRLLQFLEDGLVELEAAAAKLQKQNLKKRSA, from the coding sequence ATGAAGGCCTTGACCCCCAACGACCAACTGTTCTTGTGGCTGGAACGCCGCAACCAACCCATGCACGTGGGCGGACTTGTGTTGCTCAAGCCCGGCGTTGGTCAAACCGCCAGTGATTATGTGCAAAAAGTGGTCGCTGACATGCGCACCTTTACCGAACCTGTGGCCCCTTTCAATTTGCGTTTGAAATCGCGCTTGGGCATGTGGTTCTGGGTTGAGGACGATGAATTCGATCTGGAAGCGCACTTCATTCATTTGTCTTTGCCCAAACCAGGCCGTATTCGTGAGTTGCTGGAATTGACCTCCAAGCTGCATGCCGCGCCACTTGACCGAGGCAAACCTTTGTGGGAAGCCTATGTCATTGATGGCCTGGAGGACGGCCGGGTGGCGCTGTATACCAAGGTTCACCACGCACTGGTGGACGGGGTGGCTTGCATGAAAATGCTGCAACGGTCGATGGCCAGCAGCCCGGATGTCATGAATATTCCTCCGCTTTGGGCCAACCCGAATTTGCGTGGCAGCGCCCAGCGTTCTGAGGCTTCCGAAGGTTTGGTCACTTTGCTCAGCCAGGTTGCCGACACTGCCAAAACCCAGTTGTTCAGCTTGCCCAAAGTAGTGAAGGAAGTGGGGCGTTCTCTGTGGCAAACCAGTGTGGCCGATCCTGATTTTGTATCGGTGATTCAAGCACCGCGCAGCGTGTTGAACCGCCGCATCACAGCATCGCGCCGGGTTGCTGCGCAATCGTGGTCCATGGATAGAATCAAGGCTTGTGCCCAGGGTTTGAACATGACATTGAACGACGTGGTGCTGGCCATGTGTGGTTCGGCCTTGCGGTCTTACCTGGGTGAATTGAATGCTTTGCCGGCTCGCCCACTGGTGGCCATGGTGCCGGTGTCACTGCGAAAGGACGACACCGCCACAGGCAACCACGTGGCCCTGCTGTTGGCCAACCTGGCAACCGACACGGAAGATCCGGTGGAACGGATTGAAACCATTGCCCGTTCAGTGAACCATTCCAAGGAACGTTTTGCCAGCATGAACCAGACCGAAATCATGAATTACGTGGCCACCATGATGGGCATTAGCGGGTTCAACATGCTCACAGGTTTGGCGCCGAAATTGCAGGCCTTTAATATTGTGATTTCGAATGTGCCTGGGCCGAAGCACACCTTGTATTTCAACGGTGCCGAAGTGGATGGGGTGTACCCGGTTTCACTGTTGCTGGATGGGCAGGCTTTGAACATCACTTTGAACAGCTATGCCGGCAAACTGGAATTCGGCCTGGTGGCTTGCCGGCGAACCATGCCTTCCATGCAGCGCTTGCTGCAGTTTCTTGAAGATGGGTTGGTCGAGCTTGAAGCAGCGGCAGCCAAACTGCAAAAGCAGAATTTGAAAAAACGTTCAGCCTGA
- a CDS encoding DMT family transporter codes for MKKVEVSTLIFTILAMCAFAANSFFCRAALGAGQIDPASFTAIRLISGAVTLWLCLRIQNTGGQQGSWIGAMALFGYAALFSMAYVTMSTGTGALILFASVQFSMIAYAATKGDRLRGLRAVGALVASAGLVLLLWPHVQTPASLFAAGSMALAGVCWGVYSVVGKGSKSPMADTAGNFSRAALLMALLWLAVYCAAQAGIHIPGVTVERGLALYTVFLPAPTLAGVLFALASGCLASGIGYAVWYKVLPALHTTSAASVQLSVPVIAALAGVVFLDEALTLTLLLAMFMTLGGVYLVLRVTR; via the coding sequence ATGAAAAAAGTTGAAGTCAGTACACTAATTTTCACAATCCTGGCGATGTGTGCATTTGCGGCCAATTCCTTCTTTTGCAGGGCTGCTTTGGGGGCTGGGCAAATTGACCCGGCCAGTTTTACAGCCATCCGCTTGATCAGCGGCGCGGTCACTTTGTGGCTGTGTTTGCGCATTCAAAACACCGGTGGGCAACAGGGCAGTTGGATTGGAGCGATGGCTTTGTTTGGCTATGCAGCCTTGTTTTCTATGGCCTATGTGACGATGAGTACAGGCACGGGAGCACTGATTCTGTTTGCCAGTGTGCAGTTCAGCATGATTGCCTATGCCGCCACGAAGGGCGACCGGCTACGTGGGCTTCGGGCGGTGGGTGCACTGGTTGCCAGTGCAGGTCTTGTCCTGTTGCTGTGGCCGCATGTGCAAACGCCCGCTTCGTTGTTCGCTGCTGGCAGCATGGCCCTGGCCGGCGTTTGCTGGGGGGTGTATTCCGTGGTGGGGAAAGGTTCGAAGTCGCCGATGGCCGACACGGCTGGAAATTTTTCGAGAGCTGCCTTGTTGATGGCCTTGCTGTGGCTCGCGGTTTATTGCGCCGCCCAGGCTGGTATTCACATTCCCGGTGTCACGGTTGAACGTGGTTTGGCTTTGTACACAGTGTTCTTGCCCGCACCCACGTTGGCAGGTGTGTTGTTTGCGTTGGCTTCAGGCTGCCTGGCCAGCGGCATTGGTTATGCGGTGTGGTACAAGGTATTGCCAGCACTGCATACCACGTCGGCTGCCAGCGTCCAGCTCAGTGTACCGGTGATCGCCGCGCTGGCTGGCGTGGTGTTTCTGGATGAAGCACTAACGCTGACTTTGCTGTTGGCGATGTTCATGACACTGGGTGGTGTGTACCTGGTTTTGCGCGTCACGCGTTAA
- the bcsG gene encoding cellulose biosynthesis protein BcsG, which produces MLLWNLYFLIKFGLHFAGQLTLSPLWNLALFALLLATNPAAFQNRRLMALLRYVLFVGPATALLLHELGLVVSLALVDQIRALFGFSVDYLLELTKRTIQPWMLWGALAAFMLIRVLDRYFRISTWVGVGLLAVLAMQTAELANQDKPDAVAQAKEPLAQARENLSPAELLALGQVDFQKLRVARDQESSTKLRDNTNEGVGPGAVLQGFFDKQQALVTAAFAPPLAPDFDVIVLQICSLSWADMQYAKQSQHPALRQADFIFENFNSATSYSGPAAIRLLRGQCGQARHDDLYKSPSDSCMLFEQLRNAGFDVEMGLNHDGKFQDFSKLVRSNLGGNALQSIAHNEVPAGVLAFDGSQVGRDGDYLRAWWNKRTQKESAAVAYYYNSITLHDGNRLPNSKLNSLNSYPLRLERLFNDLQSVLGEIRRSDRKALVVVVPEHGAGLSGEYGQLVGLRELPTPAITKVPVFGYWVAPGYKPASTGPINIKQSVSYTALSELFSRWLAQNAEQQRQPSWPVLLSDLPSTRFVSQQGNITVMESQGAYWIKAPGAAWKMLGPVQVASGSEAAR; this is translated from the coding sequence ATGCTGTTGTGGAACCTGTATTTCCTGATCAAGTTTGGCTTGCACTTTGCCGGACAACTAACGCTTAGTCCCCTTTGGAACCTGGCCTTGTTTGCCTTGCTACTGGCGACCAACCCGGCAGCCTTTCAAAACAGGCGATTGATGGCCCTGTTGCGCTATGTCTTGTTTGTCGGGCCTGCCACAGCCCTGTTGTTGCATGAACTGGGGCTGGTGGTGTCACTGGCCCTGGTGGATCAGATCAGAGCCTTGTTCGGGTTTTCAGTGGATTACCTGCTTGAATTGACCAAGCGCACCATTCAACCCTGGATGCTGTGGGGTGCGCTGGCTGCCTTCATGCTGATTCGGGTACTGGACCGGTATTTCCGCATCAGCACCTGGGTGGGTGTTGGTCTTCTGGCCGTGCTGGCCATGCAAACAGCAGAGCTTGCAAATCAAGACAAACCGGACGCAGTTGCGCAAGCCAAAGAGCCCTTGGCGCAAGCGCGTGAAAACCTGTCCCCGGCTGAATTGCTGGCCCTTGGACAGGTAGACTTTCAGAAGTTGCGCGTGGCCCGTGACCAGGAAAGTTCCACCAAACTTAGAGACAACACCAATGAAGGTGTAGGTCCGGGTGCAGTGCTTCAGGGTTTTTTTGACAAACAGCAAGCGCTGGTCACTGCCGCGTTTGCGCCCCCTTTGGCGCCCGACTTCGATGTCATCGTGCTACAAATCTGCTCCTTGTCCTGGGCTGACATGCAATATGCCAAGCAGAGTCAGCACCCGGCACTGAGACAGGCCGATTTCATTTTTGAAAACTTCAATTCAGCCACCAGTTACTCCGGGCCTGCAGCCATCCGACTGCTGCGTGGCCAGTGCGGCCAGGCGCGTCACGATGACCTGTACAAAAGCCCAAGCGACAGTTGCATGCTGTTTGAACAGCTTCGAAATGCAGGGTTTGACGTGGAAATGGGTTTGAACCACGATGGCAAGTTCCAGGACTTCAGCAAGCTGGTGCGCAGCAACCTTGGCGGTAACGCGCTGCAAAGCATCGCGCACAATGAAGTACCTGCAGGTGTTTTGGCGTTCGACGGCTCACAGGTTGGTCGCGACGGAGATTATCTGCGGGCTTGGTGGAACAAGCGAACGCAAAAAGAAAGCGCCGCTGTGGCCTACTATTACAACAGTATCACCCTGCATGATGGTAATCGATTGCCCAACAGCAAGCTGAACAGCTTGAACAGCTACCCCTTGCGGCTTGAGCGCCTGTTCAATGACCTGCAATCTGTATTGGGAGAAATCCGCCGCAGCGATCGAAAGGCGCTGGTGGTGGTGGTTCCGGAACATGGTGCCGGGTTGAGCGGGGAATACGGACAACTGGTGGGGCTGCGCGAATTGCCCACACCGGCCATTACCAAAGTACCGGTATTTGGGTACTGGGTTGCACCTGGCTACAAACCCGCTTCAACAGGACCCATCAACATCAAGCAATCGGTCAGTTATACCGCCTTGAGCGAACTGTTCAGCCGATGGCTGGCTCAAAACGCGGAACAGCAGCGTCAGCCCAGTTGGCCAGTGTTGCTGAGTGACCTGCCATCCACCCGCTTTGTATCCCAACAGGGCAATATCACTGTCATGGAAAGCCAGGGGGCCTACTGGATCAAGGCGCCCGGTGCAGCCTGGAAAATGCTGGGTCCTGTGCAAGTTGCGTCTGGATCGGAAGCCGCAAGGTAA
- a CDS encoding class II aldolase/adducin family protein: MNSTNPPAHMSPLEWHARVDLAAAYRLVAMHKWDDLVFTHISARVPNEDGHFLINPYGFMFEEITASSLVKVNMNCEKVDNSPHDVNPAGFTIHSAVHAVRHDAHCVMHTHTVAGVAVSTQEQGLLPISQQSLFPLAGLAYHDYEGLALREDEKVRLQADLGEANSLILRNHGLLTCGPTVADAFLNMFILQRACEVQIAAQSGGATLIPIATPIVNGIKAAAAQVTRGLGGNIAWPALLRKLDREQPDYKN; the protein is encoded by the coding sequence ATGAATTCCACAAACCCGCCCGCCCACATGTCCCCCCTGGAATGGCACGCCCGTGTCGACCTGGCCGCCGCGTACCGACTTGTTGCCATGCATAAGTGGGACGACCTGGTGTTCACCCATATTTCAGCTCGCGTGCCCAATGAAGATGGGCATTTCCTGATCAACCCCTACGGCTTCATGTTCGAGGAAATCACGGCGAGTAGTTTGGTGAAGGTGAACATGAATTGCGAGAAAGTGGACAACAGCCCCCACGATGTGAACCCGGCGGGCTTCACCATTCACAGTGCGGTGCATGCTGTGCGTCACGATGCGCATTGCGTGATGCACACGCACACTGTGGCGGGTGTTGCCGTGTCCACGCAGGAACAGGGCCTGTTGCCTATTTCTCAGCAGTCGCTTTTTCCGCTGGCGGGTTTGGCTTATCACGACTACGAAGGTCTGGCTTTGCGTGAAGACGAGAAGGTACGCTTGCAGGCGGATTTGGGTGAAGCGAATTCCCTGATTCTGCGCAACCATGGTTTGCTGACTTGCGGCCCCACTGTGGCCGATGCCTTTTTGAACATGTTTATCTTGCAGCGGGCCTGCGAGGTTCAAATTGCAGCCCAGTCAGGCGGAGCAACCCTGATACCGATTGCGACACCCATCGTGAATGGCATCAAGGCGGCTGCGGCACAGGTAACCCGTGGCCTAGGCGGCAACATTGCCTGGCCAGCCCTGTTGCGCAAACTGGACCGTGAGCAGCCTGATTACAAAAACTGA